In Nocardioides sp., the following proteins share a genomic window:
- a CDS encoding 2-oxoacid:acceptor oxidoreductase subunit alpha, translating to MSKQVQQLDRVIIRFAGDSGDGMQLTGDRFTAESAAFGNDLATFPNFPAEIRAPQGTLPGVSSFQVHFANYDVLTPGDAPEVLVAMNPAALKANLQDLRPAGTIIVDTADFTTRNLTKAGYTSNPLEDDSLKGYSVHTFDLTGMTIEAVKEFGLSRKDASRAKNMFALGLVSWLYGRPVETTEEFLAKRFAKVPDIRDANITAFKAGYYFGETTETFAVQYEVKSAPMDPGTYRNITGNLALAYGLVAAGVQSGLPVFLGSYPITPASDILHELSKHKSFGITTFQAEDEIAGIGAALGASFAGHLGVTTTSGPGIALKSETIGLAVMTELPLLIVDVQRGGPSTGLPTKTEQSDLLQAMFGRNGEAPVPIVAPRSPGDCFDAALEAARIAVTYRTPVMLLSDGYLANGSEPWRVPEQGTLPTINPAQAKAEDFGDGEFEPYRRDPDTLARPWAVPGTTGLEHRIGGLEKADRTGNISYDPANHDRMVRLRQSKVARIAESLPPTEIDDPSGKARVLVIGWGSTYGPIGGGVRRVRRAGYDVAQIHLRHLNPLPKDLGHILRRYDKVLVPEMNLGQLRMLLRAEYLVDAVGYNQVRGLPLKSHELARTIGDLVSEVEGMPVDLSDVIHPDTESVEDAVTITSTKEASSR from the coding sequence GTGAGCAAGCAGGTCCAACAACTCGATCGTGTGATCATCCGCTTCGCCGGAGACTCCGGCGACGGCATGCAGTTGACCGGTGATCGGTTCACGGCCGAGTCGGCGGCGTTCGGCAACGACCTGGCGACCTTCCCCAACTTCCCCGCCGAGATCCGTGCACCCCAGGGCACCCTGCCCGGTGTCTCCAGCTTCCAGGTGCACTTCGCAAACTACGACGTACTCACTCCCGGCGACGCTCCCGAGGTGCTGGTCGCGATGAACCCGGCAGCTCTGAAGGCCAACCTGCAAGACCTGCGACCCGCCGGCACGATCATCGTCGACACCGCCGACTTCACCACGCGCAACCTCACCAAGGCCGGTTACACCTCCAACCCTCTTGAGGACGACTCGCTCAAGGGCTACTCGGTCCATACGTTCGACCTCACCGGCATGACCATCGAGGCGGTCAAGGAGTTCGGCCTCTCGCGCAAGGACGCCTCGCGCGCGAAGAACATGTTCGCCCTCGGCCTCGTGTCCTGGTTGTACGGTCGCCCGGTCGAGACGACCGAGGAGTTCTTGGCCAAGCGGTTCGCGAAGGTGCCCGACATCCGCGATGCCAACATCACCGCATTCAAGGCCGGCTACTACTTCGGCGAGACCACCGAGACCTTCGCGGTGCAGTACGAAGTGAAGTCCGCGCCGATGGACCCCGGTACCTATCGCAACATCACCGGCAACCTCGCGTTGGCGTACGGCCTGGTCGCCGCCGGCGTGCAGTCGGGCCTGCCGGTCTTCCTCGGCTCCTACCCGATCACCCCGGCCTCCGACATCCTGCACGAACTCAGCAAGCACAAGTCGTTCGGCATCACCACCTTCCAGGCCGAGGACGAGATCGCCGGCATCGGTGCCGCGCTGGGTGCCTCGTTCGCCGGGCACCTCGGTGTCACCACCACCTCCGGCCCCGGCATCGCACTGAAGTCCGAGACCATCGGCCTGGCCGTGATGACCGAACTCCCGCTGCTGATCGTCGACGTGCAGCGTGGCGGTCCCTCCACCGGCCTCCCGACCAAGACCGAGCAGTCCGACCTGTTGCAGGCGATGTTCGGACGCAACGGGGAGGCACCCGTACCCATCGTGGCGCCCCGCTCGCCCGGCGACTGCTTCGACGCGGCGCTGGAGGCGGCGCGCATCGCGGTCACCTACCGCACGCCGGTCATGTTGCTCTCGGACGGTTATCTGGCCAACGGCTCCGAGCCGTGGCGGGTGCCGGAGCAGGGCACGCTGCCGACGATCAACCCGGCCCAGGCCAAGGCCGAGGACTTCGGGGACGGAGAGTTCGAGCCCTACCGCCGCGACCCCGACACCCTCGCACGCCCTTGGGCGGTGCCCGGCACGACCGGTCTGGAGCACCGCATCGGTGGACTGGAGAAGGCCGACCGCACCGGCAATATTTCGTACGACCCTGCCAACCACGACCGGATGGTGCGCTTGCGCCAGTCCAAGGTCGCGCGCATCGCGGAGTCGCTGCCGCCGACCGAGATCGACGACCCGTCGGGCAAGGCCCGGGTGCTGGTGATCGGGTGGGGTTCGACATACGGCCCGATCGGTGGTGGCGTCCGACGCGTACGCCGGGCCGGCTACGACGTCGCGCAGATCCACCTGCGCCACCTCAACCCGCTGCCCAAGGACCTGGGCCACATCCTGCGCCGCTATGACAAGGTGCTGGTGCCCGAGATGAACCTCGGCCAGTTGCGGATGCTGCTGCGCGCCGAATATCTCGTCGACGCGGTCGGCTACAACCAGGTGCGCGGCCTGCCCCTGAAGAGTCACGAACTCGCCCGCACCATCGGCGACCTGGTCTCGGAGGTTGAGGGCATGCCCGTCGATCTCTCCGACGTCATCCACCCCGACACCGAGTCCGTCGAGGACGCGGTGACGATCACGAGCACGAAGGAGGCCTCGTCGCGATGA
- a CDS encoding polyprenyl synthetase family protein — translation MALVEKMLLGHVQGRTQYVTDAASHLLQAGGKRFRPLLVLLAAEAGPSADNPEVLDAACVVELTHIGSLYHDDVMDEAELRRGADSANARWDNHVAILTGDFLFAKSSELTAGLGPEAVRIQAETFARLVEGQILETVPPSSEETALAHYLEVVDGKTGSLIATSAHYGALFGGASREVVEALTAYGDIVGAAFQLSDDILDIASESDESGKTPGTDLREGVPTLPTLMVQQATRESGDPADARLVSLLSGPITDDAEHAEALGLLRAHPAMAQARSYVVGQAEKAKALLSVLDEGPVRTALEDFADLVATRTA, via the coding sequence ATGGCGTTGGTCGAGAAGATGCTGCTCGGCCACGTGCAGGGGCGTACGCAATACGTCACCGACGCGGCCTCGCACCTGTTGCAGGCAGGGGGCAAGCGGTTCCGTCCGTTGCTGGTGTTGCTGGCTGCCGAGGCCGGGCCGTCTGCCGACAATCCCGAGGTGCTCGATGCGGCCTGCGTGGTCGAGCTGACGCACATCGGCTCGCTCTATCACGACGACGTGATGGACGAGGCGGAGTTGCGTCGTGGCGCCGACTCGGCCAACGCGCGCTGGGACAACCACGTGGCGATCCTGACCGGCGACTTCCTCTTTGCGAAGTCGTCGGAGTTGACTGCCGGCCTGGGGCCGGAGGCCGTACGCATCCAGGCCGAGACGTTCGCGCGACTGGTCGAGGGCCAGATCCTGGAGACGGTGCCGCCGTCGTCCGAGGAGACCGCATTGGCGCACTACCTCGAGGTGGTGGATGGCAAGACCGGCTCGCTGATCGCGACCTCGGCGCACTATGGCGCTTTGTTCGGTGGTGCCTCGCGCGAGGTGGTCGAGGCGTTGACGGCGTACGGCGACATCGTCGGCGCGGCCTTCCAACTCAGCGACGACATTCTCGATATCGCCTCGGAGTCGGACGAGTCGGGCAAGACGCCGGGCACCGATCTGCGCGAGGGCGTCCCCACCCTGCCGACCCTGATGGTGCAGCAGGCCACGCGCGAGTCTGGTGACCCCGCCGACGCGCGCCTGGTGTCGCTGCTGTCCGGCCCGATCACCGACGACGCCGAGCACGCCGAAGCGCTGGGTCTCTTGCGAGCTCACCCCGCCATGGCGCAGGCGCGGTCGTACGTCGTCGGCCAGGCGGAGAAGGCCAAGGCGCTGCTCTCGGTGCTCGACGAAGGCCCCGTGCGTACGGCGCTGGAAGACTTCGCCGACCTGGTCGCCACCCGCACCGCCTGA
- a CDS encoding alkaline phosphatase PhoX: MAIRAALSPVEIELAWGDRVLPEAPAFDIHRQTPTAAAGQIGPRFDRLAEVPLNEHKRILVLRHVPVPGASMFVEGELDVRTRAKVEIASQGLSLVTVRSEDGVWRQLSPRKAPYNRRVTGSTVCKVTGPLYGHAEIRTKADPGGRRILGVIGLTRGGTTPWSTVIAGERLLEPPASWATADGRFGGERESQRFGWMVEIDPVRPHSRPRKLTMLGRMDHAESATTLNDDDRVVVTMVASDGQWFRFVSKQRFDDSSGPLAASYNRRLLSAGTVSVRAKDGSWVPLTTDRVSAVPGLRVADVLLDLSAAARLALAAPLSASA, from the coding sequence ATGGCAATCAGAGCCGCACTCAGTCCTGTCGAGATCGAACTTGCGTGGGGTGACCGCGTCCTGCCCGAGGCACCGGCCTTCGACATCCACCGTCAGACGCCCACAGCTGCCGCTGGACAGATCGGACCGCGCTTCGACCGGCTCGCGGAGGTGCCGCTCAACGAGCACAAGCGGATCCTGGTGCTGCGCCACGTCCCGGTGCCGGGTGCGTCGATGTTCGTCGAAGGCGAACTCGACGTGCGCACCCGCGCGAAGGTGGAGATCGCGTCGCAGGGTCTCTCTCTCGTCACCGTGCGCTCAGAAGACGGGGTGTGGCGCCAGCTCAGCCCGCGCAAGGCTCCGTACAACCGTCGCGTCACCGGCAGTACGGTCTGCAAGGTCACCGGGCCGCTCTATGGTCACGCCGAGATTCGTACGAAGGCCGACCCGGGAGGGCGTCGGATCCTCGGTGTTATCGGGCTGACCCGCGGCGGCACGACCCCGTGGTCGACCGTGATCGCGGGCGAGCGGCTGCTCGAACCGCCCGCCTCCTGGGCAACGGCTGACGGGCGTTTCGGTGGAGAACGCGAATCGCAGCGCTTTGGCTGGATGGTCGAGATCGACCCCGTACGCCCCCACTCACGCCCACGCAAGCTCACCATGCTCGGCCGGATGGACCACGCCGAGTCGGCGACCACCCTCAACGACGACGACCGCGTGGTCGTCACCATGGTCGCCTCGGACGGTCAGTGGTTCCGATTCGTGTCCAAGCAGCGCTTCGACGACTCGTCCGGCCCGTTGGCCGCGTCGTACAACCGGCGACTGCTCAGCGCCGGGACCGTCTCAGTGCGTGCCAAGGACGGTTCGTGGGTGCCTCTCACGACCGACCGCGTCTCCGCCGTCCCCGGTCTGCGGGTAGCCGACGTCCTGCTCGACCTCAGCGCCGCCGCGCGGCTGGCGCTCGCCGCACCCCTCTCCGCCTCCGCCTGA
- a CDS encoding YajQ family cyclic di-GMP-binding protein, whose product MADSSFDIVSKLDRQEVDNALGQCAREIATRFDFKGTGATIEWQGEKAIEISASADDRANAVLDVFKDKLIKRGQSLKILDASEPRQSGQQSKIAIALKEGITSEDAKKVGKLIRDEGPKGVKVQVQGDELRVSSKKRDDLQAVQRLVKEQDLDFAVQFTNYR is encoded by the coding sequence ATGGCCGACTCGTCGTTCGACATCGTGAGCAAGCTCGACCGCCAGGAGGTCGACAATGCGCTCGGGCAGTGCGCCCGAGAGATCGCGACCAGGTTCGATTTCAAAGGCACCGGCGCCACGATCGAGTGGCAGGGCGAGAAGGCGATCGAGATCTCGGCATCCGCCGACGACCGCGCCAACGCCGTCCTCGATGTCTTCAAGGACAAACTGATCAAGCGCGGCCAGAGCCTGAAGATCCTCGACGCCTCCGAGCCGCGTCAGTCGGGCCAGCAGTCCAAGATCGCCATCGCGCTCAAGGAGGGCATCACCTCCGAAGACGCCAAGAAGGTCGGCAAACTGATCCGCGACGAAGGTCCTAAGGGGGTCAAGGTCCAGGTGCAAGGTGACGAGTTGCGCGTCTCGTCGAAGAAGCGCGACGACCTGCAGGCAGTGCAGCGACTGGTGAAAGAGCAGGATCTCGACTTCGCGGTGCAGTTCACGAATTATCGTTGA
- a CDS encoding MFS transporter: protein MSEQIHDIGRRRAWVIWVVALSVYGLAVFHRSSLGVAGLLAADRFGIAATELSLFTVVQLTVYAGMQVPVGVLLDRYGSKKLLIAGLVLMTAGQLAFAYVTSFPAAVGARALMGAGDSMVFVSVIRLVVIWFTPKQSALVTQMTGQIGQLGGIAAAAPLSWALHELGWTRTFAFASTLGLFLLAGVLLVVKDSPFRADEIVKVRLRALAASVRTVWGNPGTRLGMWSHFTAPFAVSSFAMLWGFPFLVRGQEWSQQAAATLLMAMILWAAVSGFLLGVAVGRFPFWRSWIVITVVTSMALAWAAVLLRTTPAPAWLMVLTVFLTATGGPASMVAFDLARTFTPVQQTGRANGIVNVGGFVAALACMAAIGIVLDLREPAGMEAYDLADFRVAMSVQYVFWAFGVAQILRYRRKGLDHLRRMHPGAIEQMRRGEAFVHPGFNEREGV, encoded by the coding sequence GTGAGCGAGCAGATCCACGACATCGGCCGCCGCCGAGCCTGGGTGATCTGGGTGGTCGCCTTGAGTGTCTACGGCCTCGCCGTCTTCCACCGGTCGTCGCTCGGCGTGGCCGGGTTGCTCGCCGCTGACCGCTTCGGCATCGCCGCCACCGAACTCTCGCTCTTCACGGTGGTGCAGTTGACGGTGTACGCCGGGATGCAGGTGCCGGTCGGCGTACTGCTGGATCGTTACGGCTCCAAGAAACTGCTCATCGCCGGACTGGTGCTGATGACGGCCGGGCAGTTGGCGTTCGCGTACGTCACGTCATTCCCCGCCGCCGTGGGCGCGCGGGCGTTGATGGGTGCGGGCGACTCGATGGTGTTCGTCAGCGTGATCCGCCTCGTGGTGATCTGGTTCACGCCGAAACAGTCCGCGCTGGTGACGCAGATGACCGGCCAGATCGGCCAACTCGGCGGCATCGCGGCGGCCGCGCCACTGTCCTGGGCGCTGCACGAACTCGGCTGGACGCGTACGTTCGCCTTCGCCTCCACACTGGGCCTGTTCCTGCTCGCCGGAGTGCTCCTGGTGGTCAAGGACTCGCCTTTCCGCGCCGACGAGATCGTCAAGGTGCGATTGCGAGCGCTCGCGGCGTCGGTGCGTACGGTCTGGGGCAACCCCGGCACCCGACTAGGGATGTGGAGCCACTTCACCGCCCCCTTCGCCGTCTCGTCGTTCGCGATGCTGTGGGGATTCCCGTTTCTCGTGCGAGGTCAGGAGTGGTCACAGCAGGCGGCGGCGACGTTGCTGATGGCGATGATCTTGTGGGCGGCCGTGAGCGGCTTCCTGCTCGGAGTGGCTGTCGGGCGGTTCCCGTTCTGGCGTTCGTGGATCGTGATCACCGTCGTCACGTCGATGGCGTTGGCGTGGGCGGCGGTGCTGCTGCGGACGACCCCTGCACCGGCGTGGCTGATGGTATTGACGGTGTTCCTCACCGCCACTGGCGGACCGGCGTCGATGGTGGCCTTCGATCTGGCGCGCACCTTCACCCCGGTGCAGCAGACCGGGCGAGCCAACGGGATCGTCAACGTCGGAGGCTTCGTGGCCGCACTGGCCTGCATGGCGGCCATCGGGATCGTGCTCGACCTGCGCGAGCCCGCCGGGATGGAGGCGTACGACCTCGCGGACTTCCGGGTGGCGATGAGCGTGCAGTACGTGTTCTGGGCCTTCGGCGTCGCGCAGATCCTGCGTTATCGCCGCAAGGGGCTAGATCACCTGCGCCGGATGCACCCCGGCGCGATCGAGCAGATGCGGCGCGGCGAGGCGTTCGTACATCCGGGGTTCAACGAGCGCGAGGGCGTCTGA
- the rarD gene encoding EamA family transporter RarD, with the protein MSNSRAGFFFGVTAYVLWGLFPLYWPLLEPAGAGEILAHRIFWSCLTLAVLVFAFRRVRQFRAILSDRRTFLLLALAACVVSLNWGTYIWAVNNDRVVESSLGYFINPLVTVLMGIVVLGERLRRGQWLAMAIAASAVVVLTIEYGHPPWVALVLACSFGTYGLAKKLAGVDAIESMALETLLVAPFAAGYLAWLASRDQSHFAAEGTGHVLLLMSTGIVTAVPLLCFGAAAVRVPMVTIGLLQYLAPVLQFALGVLWFREDMPAGRWIGFVLVWIALILFTFEAIRHRRRQLRLAADASAL; encoded by the coding sequence GTGTCAAACAGTAGGGCCGGGTTCTTCTTCGGCGTCACGGCGTACGTCTTGTGGGGGCTGTTCCCGCTCTATTGGCCGCTGCTCGAACCCGCCGGGGCTGGCGAGATCCTGGCCCACCGGATCTTCTGGTCCTGCCTGACACTCGCGGTGCTGGTCTTCGCGTTCCGACGCGTACGCCAGTTCCGGGCGATCCTCAGCGACCGGCGTACCTTCCTGCTGCTCGCGCTCGCGGCGTGCGTGGTGAGCCTGAACTGGGGCACCTACATCTGGGCGGTCAACAACGACCGCGTGGTCGAGTCGTCCTTGGGCTACTTCATCAACCCGCTGGTGACAGTGCTGATGGGCATCGTCGTGCTCGGGGAACGGCTGCGGCGCGGTCAGTGGCTCGCGATGGCGATCGCGGCGTCAGCGGTCGTGGTGCTGACGATCGAGTACGGCCACCCGCCCTGGGTGGCGCTGGTGCTGGCGTGCTCGTTCGGGACGTACGGGCTGGCCAAGAAGCTGGCAGGCGTGGACGCCATCGAGTCGATGGCGCTGGAGACGCTGCTGGTCGCGCCGTTCGCCGCGGGGTATCTGGCCTGGCTGGCCTCGCGAGATCAGTCGCATTTCGCCGCGGAGGGCACCGGCCACGTGCTGTTGCTGATGTCGACCGGCATCGTCACCGCCGTGCCGCTGCTGTGCTTCGGCGCGGCAGCCGTCCGCGTCCCGATGGTCACGATCGGGTTGTTGCAATACCTCGCGCCGGTGCTGCAGTTCGCGCTCGGCGTGTTGTGGTTTCGCGAAGACATGCCCGCCGGGCGATGGATCGGGTTCGTCTTGGTGTGGATCGCGCTGATCCTCTTCACCTTCGAGGCGATCCGGCATCGACGACGGCAGTTGCGGCTGGCGGCCGACGCTTCGGCGCTGTGA
- a CDS encoding 2-oxoacid:ferredoxin oxidoreductase subunit beta, which yields MTTTDLNLPGLRTGTEKIPAADGPQTAKEFTSDQEVRWCPGCGDYAVLKAVQSFLPDLGLRRENIVFISGIGCSSRFPYYLDTYGMHSIHGRAPTIATGIATAREDLSVWVVTGDGDALSIGGNHLIHALRRNVNMTILLFNNRIYGLTKGQYSPTSEPGKVTKSTPMGSLDNPFNPISLALGAEGSFVARTIDSDRKHLTSVLSAAAAHRGTSFVEIYQNCPIFNDDAFAAVKSPDTKADAIISLEHGQPIRFGVDGARGLVRSASGGVEVVDVASVGEDAILVHDAHNPDPTTAFAISRLTDGGVLSQAPIGIFRQVERPAYDDQARAQITTARGGVEGDDEARLSALITGSDTWTVV from the coding sequence ATGACGACGACCGACCTGAACCTGCCTGGGCTTCGTACGGGCACCGAAAAGATCCCTGCCGCCGACGGCCCCCAGACCGCCAAGGAGTTCACCTCCGACCAAGAGGTGCGCTGGTGCCCAGGCTGCGGTGACTACGCCGTCCTCAAGGCCGTGCAGTCGTTCCTGCCCGACCTCGGACTGCGCCGAGAGAACATTGTGTTCATCTCCGGTATCGGCTGCTCGTCGCGGTTCCCCTACTACCTCGACACCTACGGCATGCACTCGATCCACGGCCGCGCTCCGACGATCGCGACCGGCATCGCGACCGCGCGCGAGGACCTGTCGGTGTGGGTCGTCACCGGTGACGGCGACGCGTTGTCGATCGGGGGCAATCACCTGATCCACGCGCTGCGCCGCAACGTCAACATGACGATCCTGCTCTTCAACAACCGGATCTACGGACTCACCAAGGGTCAGTACTCCCCCACCTCCGAGCCGGGCAAGGTCACCAAGTCGACACCGATGGGTTCGCTGGACAACCCGTTCAACCCCATCTCGCTGGCGCTGGGTGCCGAGGGTTCCTTTGTCGCTCGTACGATCGACTCCGACCGCAAGCACCTCACGTCGGTGCTGTCGGCCGCTGCCGCGCACCGGGGCACGTCGTTCGTGGAGATCTATCAGAACTGCCCGATCTTCAACGACGACGCCTTCGCGGCCGTGAAGTCCCCGGACACCAAGGCCGACGCGATCATCTCGCTCGAACACGGCCAGCCGATCCGCTTCGGCGTCGACGGGGCTCGGGGTCTCGTACGCTCGGCCTCCGGTGGCGTCGAAGTCGTCGACGTGGCCTCCGTCGGCGAGGACGCGATCCTGGTCCACGACGCGCACAACCCCGACCCGACGACGGCGTTCGCGATCTCGCGGCTCACCGATGGCGGCGTACTCAGCCAGGCGCCGATCGGCATCTTCCGGCAGGTGGAGCGCCCGGCGTACGACGACCAGGCGCGCGCACAGATCACCACCGCTCGCGGTGGAGTCGAGGGCGACGACGAGGCGCGGTTGTCGGCGCTGATCACCGGCAGCGACACCTGGACGGTCGTCTAG